In Brevibacillus brevis NBRC 100599, a single genomic region encodes these proteins:
- a CDS encoding helix-turn-helix transcriptional regulator — protein sequence MTNEGTSTRDQILHMLKVKGSLPVSDMAVELGITEMAVRRHLNTLERDNLIKSTLVRQAMGRPTNVYSLSQEADELFPRNYSHLTLDFLQDIKEIDGLSKIEMLFRRRENRLEETYRSYMQGDLENRVAKLAELQNDKGYMVEWEKDENGDGYRIQEFNCPISQVAREFNQACSCELSLFRRVLNANVEQTTCMAKGGDKCVFHIKEAK from the coding sequence ATGACAAACGAAGGAACGTCCACTCGTGATCAAATCCTGCACATGCTCAAGGTCAAAGGTTCACTCCCTGTCAGCGACATGGCCGTCGAGCTGGGGATTACTGAAATGGCGGTACGTCGTCATTTGAACACCCTGGAGAGAGATAATTTGATCAAGTCTACGCTTGTTCGCCAAGCGATGGGACGCCCAACGAATGTTTATTCATTGTCGCAGGAAGCAGACGAACTGTTCCCGCGCAATTATTCTCATTTGACATTAGATTTTTTACAAGACATAAAGGAAATCGACGGTTTGTCCAAAATAGAAATGCTATTTAGACGCCGCGAGAATCGCTTGGAGGAGACTTATCGCTCCTACATGCAAGGCGACCTGGAAAATCGTGTAGCCAAGTTGGCCGAGCTGCAAAACGATAAAGGCTATATGGTGGAATGGGAAAAGGACGAAAACGGAGACGGCTACCGGATTCAGGAGTTCAATTGCCCAATCTCACAAGTAGCCCGTGAATTCAACCAAGCGTGTAGCTGTGAGCTTTCCTTGTTCCGTCGGGTTTTGAATGCCAATGTGGAGCAAACCACGTGCATGGCAAAAGGCGGAGACAAATGCGTGTTTCACATCAAGGAAGCGAAATAA
- the glpX gene encoding class II fructose-bisphosphatase: MERELALEIVRVTEMAALASSHWMGRGKKNEADEAATSAMRAMFDTINMRGTVVIGEGELDEAPMLYIGEKLGNLEADGPEVDVAVDPLEGTTIVAKGHNNAMSVIAIGDRGTLLHAPDMYMMKMAVGKRAAGQINLYDPVDKMIEVVAKANNKRVQDVTVIIQERDRHQAIIDAIREKGARVKLFGDGDVGAAIAACLPHTGIDLFLGIGGAPEGVISAAAIKCLGGDMQAQLKPQNDSERERCIKMGLDNPEQLLTLNDLVKGDDAIFAATGVSDGELLQGVRYLGDDMVETHSIVMRAKTKTIRFVRAVHNTEHKPNLLWK; encoded by the coding sequence GTGGAACGCGAATTGGCACTGGAAATTGTGCGGGTAACGGAAATGGCTGCACTCGCCTCTTCTCACTGGATGGGACGCGGGAAAAAGAATGAAGCAGATGAAGCAGCGACCAGCGCCATGCGCGCCATGTTTGACACGATCAACATGAGGGGTACCGTCGTTATTGGCGAAGGTGAACTGGATGAGGCCCCCATGCTCTATATCGGTGAAAAGCTCGGTAACCTGGAAGCAGACGGGCCTGAGGTAGATGTGGCGGTTGATCCGCTAGAAGGAACGACGATTGTCGCGAAGGGTCACAACAATGCCATGTCTGTTATCGCCATCGGGGACCGTGGCACCCTGTTGCATGCACCAGACATGTACATGATGAAAATGGCCGTCGGCAAACGTGCTGCCGGACAAATCAACCTTTACGATCCCGTGGATAAAATGATAGAGGTTGTAGCAAAAGCAAACAACAAGCGCGTACAAGATGTGACGGTCATTATTCAGGAACGTGACCGCCATCAGGCGATAATTGACGCCATTCGTGAAAAAGGTGCGCGCGTGAAGCTTTTTGGAGATGGCGATGTGGGTGCAGCGATTGCTGCCTGTCTGCCGCATACAGGGATTGACCTGTTCTTGGGGATCGGTGGTGCGCCAGAGGGCGTAATCAGTGCCGCAGCGATCAAGTGCCTGGGTGGCGACATGCAAGCCCAGCTCAAGCCACAAAACGACAGTGAACGCGAGCGTTGCATCAAAATGGGGCTCGATAATCCGGAGCAGCTCTTGACGCTAAACGATCTGGTCAAAGGGGACGACGCCATTTTTGCGGCAACAGGCGTTTCTGATGGAGAGCTGTTGCAAGGTGTACGCTACCTCGGCGATGATATGGTGGAAACTCATTCGATCGTCATGCGTGCCAAAACCAAAACCATTCGCTTTGTCCGTGCTGTACACAATACCGAACACAAACCAAATCTTTTATGGAAGTAG
- the hepT gene encoding type VII toxin-antitoxin system HepT family RNase toxin, which yields MYDVNTKRIDQVLEHMSRMLDLLDKLSERGAKEVLADKVAVAAMERALHLSIEGIVDVGNALIDGFIMRDPGSYSDIVEILRDEQVITDEQALILTRVTDFRKHLVNDYTSVPINEMYSLVEEATSAIRQFEPQVRAFLKKELF from the coding sequence ATGTACGACGTGAATACAAAACGAATCGACCAAGTATTGGAACATATGTCTCGTATGCTGGATCTGTTGGACAAGCTCAGTGAACGAGGAGCCAAAGAGGTTTTGGCAGATAAAGTAGCTGTTGCTGCGATGGAGCGAGCCCTGCACTTGTCTATCGAAGGAATAGTGGATGTGGGAAATGCGCTGATCGACGGATTCATTATGCGAGATCCAGGAAGCTACAGCGACATCGTGGAAATTTTGCGGGATGAGCAAGTCATCACGGATGAACAGGCTTTGATCCTGACACGTGTAACTGATTTCCGCAAGCATCTGGTCAATGATTATACAAGTGTGCCGATCAATGAGATGTACAGTCTGGTAGAAGAAGCGACCAGTGCTATTCGTCAGTTTGAGCCACAGGTAAGAGCCTTCTTGAAAAAAGAACTTTTTTAA
- a CDS encoding DUF4073 domain-containing protein — protein sequence MKKMVSSIAASAILLGGILPVVDFAHAKDKIPEKKMTMTFDVISDIQGDLRDFSHVLQDINEENPKSKALIINGDITPRGYDFEYQAVQDVLDKNPHPENVWSSIGNHEFYVPKWKNPQTLAQSSWPNGTTEEELFDNFYQFSGEDKVYHQKEIDGYPFLFLGTEKYMKYHDPKLWDEVYMSDEQLDWLKDNLKRYSKKDKNKPIFVFSHHVLPDSISGSRQSPYTNDYLDVDKLLDILKDYPQVVFFSSHTHWDLNLPDWAGKKKVKGGDKRGFTVVNTAGIETGWMSAGPDGGEKVTPDGGAFKQGLRLQVYGNDVVIQAYDYQHDKVIKQLSIRYGKIEQLPPDVQADDENNVLVNATEYMEYAVGKQKNWKDYDPEDPPTFPGYQNVYVRHKGEMNLEAGTPIMVKFKK from the coding sequence ATGAAAAAAATGGTATCAAGTATAGCTGCTTCTGCCATCTTGTTGGGTGGAATCCTGCCAGTCGTTGATTTTGCTCATGCAAAAGACAAAATTCCTGAGAAAAAGATGACGATGACATTTGACGTGATCAGTGATATCCAGGGAGACCTTCGAGATTTTAGTCACGTTTTGCAAGACATCAATGAGGAAAATCCAAAATCCAAAGCGCTGATCATTAACGGTGATATTACTCCTCGCGGTTACGATTTTGAATATCAAGCCGTGCAAGATGTGCTCGATAAAAATCCTCATCCCGAAAACGTGTGGTCCAGTATCGGCAATCATGAGTTTTATGTGCCGAAGTGGAAGAATCCCCAAACGCTTGCACAAAGTTCATGGCCAAACGGCACAACGGAAGAAGAACTGTTCGATAACTTTTACCAATTCAGTGGAGAAGACAAAGTCTATCACCAAAAGGAAATTGATGGATATCCCTTCCTTTTCCTCGGCACAGAAAAATACATGAAATACCACGATCCTAAATTGTGGGATGAAGTTTACATGAGCGACGAGCAACTGGATTGGCTGAAAGATAATCTGAAGCGTTATAGCAAGAAGGACAAGAATAAGCCCATTTTTGTATTCTCCCACCATGTGCTTCCGGACAGTATCTCGGGCTCCAGACAAAGTCCATACACGAACGACTACCTGGATGTGGACAAGCTCCTCGACATCTTGAAAGACTATCCGCAAGTTGTTTTCTTTTCGAGCCACACCCATTGGGACCTGAACCTGCCGGATTGGGCAGGCAAAAAGAAAGTCAAAGGCGGAGACAAACGCGGCTTTACCGTCGTAAACACGGCAGGCATTGAAACGGGATGGATGTCAGCAGGTCCAGACGGGGGCGAAAAAGTCACGCCGGATGGAGGAGCTTTCAAGCAAGGACTGCGCTTGCAGGTGTACGGTAATGATGTCGTCATCCAAGCGTATGACTACCAACACGACAAAGTAATTAAGCAACTCAGCATCCGTTATGGAAAAATCGAGCAGTTGCCGCCGGATGTACAGGCGGATGATGAGAATAATGTGCTTGTGAACGCGACGGAATACATGGAGTACGCAGTTGGCAAGCAAAAAAACTGGAAGGATTATGATCCCGAAGATCCACCGACATTTCCAGGATACCAGAACGTGTATGTCCGTCATAAAGGGGAAATGAACCTGGAAGCCGGCACGCCAATCATGGTCAAATTCAAGAAATAA
- a CDS encoding 2-hydroxyacid dehydrogenase yields MIKQQVFVTRKLNPEVIAMLEKVAEVEQWTKNAPIPRELLLEKIKHVDAVLTMLTERVDEEFLTSTKRLRIVANMAVGYDNIDLEACRRHEVIVTNTPDVLTESTADLAFALLMATGRRLTEANRFLLQGEWTAWSPTLMAGQNVYGSTIGIIGMGRIGEAVARRAKGFGMRILYHNRKRKPQAEQETGAQYADLAELLQASDYVVLLTPLTEDTRMLMGEKQFSLMKETAVFINVSRGGTVDESALYQALVDKKIWAAGLDVFAVEPVPMDNPLLQLPNVVALPHIGSATVQTRAEMARLAAANIVAVLSGRGPLTAV; encoded by the coding sequence ATGATCAAGCAACAAGTTTTCGTTACGAGGAAACTCAATCCTGAAGTGATCGCGATGCTTGAAAAAGTAGCCGAGGTCGAGCAATGGACAAAAAATGCGCCGATCCCGCGTGAATTATTGCTGGAAAAGATTAAACATGTAGATGCCGTCTTGACTATGCTGACAGAACGAGTGGACGAAGAATTTTTGACGAGTACAAAACGACTCCGTATCGTGGCGAACATGGCGGTCGGTTACGACAATATCGATTTGGAAGCGTGCAGACGACACGAGGTCATCGTAACCAACACGCCAGATGTCCTGACAGAGTCTACTGCCGATTTGGCTTTCGCTTTATTGATGGCGACAGGCCGCCGATTGACGGAAGCCAACCGATTTTTATTACAGGGAGAATGGACAGCGTGGAGTCCGACCCTCATGGCTGGGCAAAATGTATATGGTTCGACTATAGGGATTATCGGGATGGGGCGAATTGGGGAAGCTGTGGCGAGACGCGCCAAAGGATTTGGCATGCGAATCCTGTATCACAACCGGAAGCGCAAACCGCAGGCTGAGCAAGAGACAGGAGCACAGTATGCTGATTTGGCGGAGCTTCTGCAAGCGTCCGATTACGTCGTTCTGCTTACACCGTTGACAGAGGACACACGCATGTTAATGGGGGAAAAACAGTTTTCGCTCATGAAAGAAACCGCTGTTTTCATCAATGTTTCTCGTGGTGGGACAGTCGATGAGTCCGCACTGTATCAGGCGTTGGTAGATAAAAAAATTTGGGCAGCCGGACTGGACGTTTTTGCGGTCGAGCCAGTCCCGATGGATAACCCGCTCTTGCAACTGCCGAATGTAGTCGCATTGCCACATATCGGTAGTGCAACTGTACAAACAAGGGCGGAGATGGCGAGGCTGGCTGCTGCCAATATCGTAGCGGTGCTAAGTGGAAGGGGACCACTGACTGCCGTATGA
- a CDS encoding phosphatidylglycerophosphatase A family protein, whose amino-acid sequence MSEHPLNSESCLDFVLELLEKRGVSMNDIAEIVMFLQSKYIPDITLEMCLDSVSSVLKKREVQNALLTGIQLDILAEQKQLLPPLQAIIETDEPLYGIDEVLALAIVNLYGSIGFTNFGYVDKLKHGKLADLNDKRNGVHTFLDDLVGAVAAAASSRIAHRQKQQEECPES is encoded by the coding sequence ATGAGTGAGCATCCACTAAATAGTGAGAGTTGTCTAGATTTCGTTCTTGAGCTGTTGGAAAAACGAGGAGTCAGCATGAACGACATTGCTGAAATTGTCATGTTCCTACAGTCAAAATATATCCCGGACATCACCTTGGAAATGTGTCTCGACAGTGTGTCGTCCGTCTTGAAAAAACGCGAGGTCCAAAACGCGTTGCTGACCGGGATTCAGCTCGATATCCTCGCTGAACAAAAGCAGCTGCTTCCCCCGCTCCAGGCGATTATTGAAACAGACGAGCCGCTATACGGCATAGACGAGGTACTCGCCCTCGCCATCGTCAACCTGTACGGAAGCATCGGATTCACCAACTTCGGTTATGTAGACAAGCTGAAGCACGGCAAACTCGCCGATCTCAACGACAAGCGTAATGGTGTCCATACTTTTTTGGACGATCTTGTTGGTGCGGTCGCAGCCGCCGCCTCCAGCCGCATTGCCCACCGCCAGAAGCAGCAGGAAGAATGCCCTGAATCATAG
- the lipA gene encoding lipoyl synthase, whose amino-acid sequence MTQRKPEWLKINLVSGSELASFKELKQTMRTKTLHTVCEEAKCPNIHECWASGTATFMILGDICTRACRFCAVKTGLPTELDTAEPERVAEAAEQMRLKHVVVTSVARDDLADGGAQIFADTIRAIRRRLPFASVEVLIPDFMGNWDALKVVMDAKPDVLNHNIEAVRRMSDRVRARAKYDRTLELLKKAKEFQPSIPTKSSLMIGVGETMEEIIETMDDLRSVDVNIMTIGQYLQPTKKHLKVEKFYHPDEFARLKDEGMNRGFSHVESGPLVRSSYHAHEQASAAKETIAKESMPKAQ is encoded by the coding sequence ATGACGCAACGCAAGCCGGAGTGGCTCAAGATCAACCTTGTTTCAGGATCAGAACTAGCCAGCTTTAAAGAGCTTAAGCAAACCATGCGCACGAAGACGTTACATACCGTTTGTGAAGAAGCAAAATGCCCCAACATTCATGAATGCTGGGCAAGCGGTACAGCAACTTTCATGATTTTGGGTGATATATGTACCCGTGCCTGTCGGTTTTGTGCAGTAAAAACGGGATTACCGACGGAGCTGGATACAGCTGAACCGGAACGTGTAGCAGAAGCAGCTGAACAAATGCGTTTGAAGCATGTCGTTGTTACTTCCGTTGCTCGTGATGATTTGGCAGATGGAGGCGCACAGATTTTTGCCGATACGATTCGTGCGATTCGTCGTCGACTGCCGTTTGCTTCCGTAGAAGTATTGATTCCCGATTTTATGGGGAACTGGGATGCGTTAAAAGTGGTCATGGACGCAAAGCCTGACGTCCTCAACCACAACATTGAGGCGGTTCGCCGGATGTCAGATCGCGTACGGGCAAGAGCCAAATACGATCGGACGCTGGAACTGTTGAAAAAGGCGAAGGAATTCCAGCCGAGCATTCCGACGAAGTCCAGTCTGATGATTGGTGTAGGCGAGACGATGGAGGAAATCATCGAAACGATGGATGACCTGCGTTCTGTCGACGTCAACATCATGACGATTGGTCAATATTTGCAACCGACCAAGAAGCATTTGAAGGTAGAAAAGTTTTACCATCCAGATGAATTTGCTCGCTTGAAGGATGAAGGAATGAACCGTGGTTTTAGCCACGTGGAATCAGGGCCATTGGTGCGCAGTTCGTATCACGCCCACGAGCAGGCGAGTGCCGCGAAAGAAACGATTGCAAAAGAATCCATGCCGAAAGCGCAATAA
- a CDS encoding DUF3055 domain-containing protein, with protein sequence MANDLFYLYDEAEDTRTRFVSFTGEATRFDLAITTTNRFYGKAIVINIQNGRSAIIGHDDLEEEGYLEFAFNLNESEAEELKAFLEAAI encoded by the coding sequence ATGGCAAATGATTTGTTCTACTTGTACGACGAAGCCGAGGATACTCGTACGCGCTTTGTTAGCTTCACGGGCGAAGCTACGCGTTTTGACCTCGCGATTACAACGACCAACCGTTTTTATGGGAAGGCAATTGTCATCAACATTCAAAATGGACGCTCCGCTATTATTGGACATGATGATCTGGAAGAAGAAGGCTATCTGGAATTCGCGTTCAACTTGAATGAGAGTGAAGCCGAAGAATTGAAAGCATTTTTGGAAGCAGCCATTTAA
- a CDS encoding YutD family protein: protein MDVVYMRKEEASLIRTQAGTYEVMEVNRDGWNLEAFKERYSDILDKYDYIVGDWGYGQLRLRGFYIDANRKVPFEQRIAALDEYLHEFCNFGCPYFVLRKVKANVGNSDDQSGQDEAGFDAIIDIRQDIPREEGGSSPYVERKERRRYHPRQNKQDRQNNAGADRNGAGRNERGEKPKFQKDRPDKNGKDSNSRERRPNQFKPNRERDKVPTGPNTPKRES, encoded by the coding sequence ATGGACGTAGTATACATGCGTAAGGAGGAAGCGAGTTTGATTCGCACGCAAGCCGGTACTTATGAAGTCATGGAAGTAAATCGAGACGGCTGGAACCTTGAGGCGTTCAAGGAGCGCTATAGCGACATCCTCGACAAGTACGATTATATTGTAGGGGACTGGGGCTATGGTCAGCTTCGTCTTCGTGGGTTTTATATTGACGCTAATCGCAAAGTACCGTTCGAGCAGCGGATCGCCGCTTTGGATGAGTACCTGCATGAGTTCTGCAATTTTGGTTGTCCGTACTTCGTTTTGCGCAAGGTAAAAGCAAACGTTGGCAACAGTGATGACCAAAGCGGGCAAGACGAAGCTGGTTTTGATGCCATCATTGATATTCGTCAGGACATTCCTCGTGAAGAGGGTGGCTCTTCGCCTTATGTAGAACGAAAAGAACGTAGACGTTATCACCCGCGTCAAAATAAACAGGATCGCCAGAACAATGCTGGCGCCGATCGCAATGGGGCAGGGAGAAACGAACGTGGGGAGAAGCCAAAGTTCCAAAAGGATCGCCCTGATAAAAATGGCAAGGATTCCAACTCACGAGAGCGCCGTCCCAATCAATTCAAACCCAATCGCGAACGCGATAAAGTCCCAACAGGACCAAATACACCAAAGCGTGAGTCCTAA
- a CDS encoding YhcN/YlaJ family sporulation lipoprotein, with product MLPLKKTWLYPAIAGIVLLASGCANNAAPNYTHPNKTMSNQSAPHVRNFDGMHVRNYDGMRSTNIDGYHHTRNYTGAGTTSLDGLHVRNYDGTRDGLHVRNGMGLTNNAGNNYGAYPNGTYPHVNNYNAYTSGMRPYNAFTDHKAGMGTSGVYNAPTGTNHSIYQQHGTNRGGAGVMQTGMPHMGYVQTDRQHMKTASVTNVYVDREALAKAVGNVTASCPGVQRSTVLVTDKEVFVGLHTQGADARTAKKQARMNAESVSPRYYKVYVTDNPNDIQEIARVASRSSNVSTARTEDARSIDTLVKRMGGTSHNVKTTTSR from the coding sequence GTGTTACCATTGAAAAAGACATGGTTGTATCCTGCAATTGCAGGTATTGTGCTGTTGGCTTCTGGTTGTGCAAATAATGCTGCGCCTAATTACACGCATCCGAACAAGACGATGTCGAACCAGTCTGCTCCGCACGTCCGAAATTTTGATGGAATGCACGTCCGTAACTACGATGGCATGCGCTCGACGAACATTGACGGGTATCATCATACCCGTAATTACACTGGTGCTGGCACCACTAGTCTCGACGGGCTCCACGTCCGCAACTACGACGGCACTCGTGATGGACTTCATGTTCGCAATGGCATGGGACTGACCAACAATGCTGGGAATAACTATGGTGCATATCCAAATGGTACTTACCCACATGTAAACAACTACAACGCCTACACGAGTGGAATGAGACCGTACAATGCCTTTACGGATCATAAAGCTGGTATGGGTACATCGGGTGTTTACAATGCGCCAACTGGTACAAACCATTCCATTTACCAGCAGCATGGTACAAACCGCGGTGGAGCAGGTGTCATGCAAACTGGAATGCCACACATGGGCTATGTGCAGACTGATCGTCAGCATATGAAAACTGCCAGTGTAACAAACGTCTATGTAGACCGTGAAGCATTGGCAAAAGCTGTAGGGAATGTCACTGCTAGCTGCCCTGGCGTACAGCGTTCTACCGTCTTGGTAACGGACAAAGAAGTTTTTGTAGGCTTGCATACACAAGGAGCAGATGCGCGCACAGCGAAAAAACAGGCAAGAATGAACGCCGAATCGGTTTCACCACGCTATTACAAAGTGTATGTCACCGATAATCCGAATGACATTCAAGAAATCGCTCGTGTAGCAAGTCGCTCCAGCAATGTGAGTACAGCGCGTACAGAAGATGCGAGAAGCATTGACACGCTCGTCAAGCGTATGGGTGGAACATCCCATAACGTGAAGACAACAACCAGCCGCTAA
- a CDS encoding TIGR01457 family HAD-type hydrolase has translation MKPYKGYLLDLDGTIYRGKEAIPGAAPFITHLKTHQIPYLFLTNNSSASAQHVAERLVAMGIEAQARDVYTTSMATATYLQEHAPAGTRVYVIGEAGLHDQLTDAGYVITEEDPAYVIVGIDRAFTYEKLAIAARAIRAGATFLATNADAALPTDAGLFPGNGSLVAAVSVASATKPIVIGKPESIIVQYALDQLGTAAADTLIVGDNLYTDIEAGANSGLDSLLVLTGYSTREEAEQHHAAPTHIAEDLPEWQQRISL, from the coding sequence GTGAAACCATATAAAGGCTATTTGCTTGATCTGGATGGGACGATTTATCGGGGAAAAGAAGCGATTCCGGGCGCAGCACCATTCATCACCCACTTGAAAACTCATCAAATTCCGTATTTGTTCCTGACAAACAATTCTTCAGCCTCTGCACAGCACGTCGCAGAACGGCTGGTAGCAATGGGCATAGAAGCACAGGCTCGGGACGTGTATACCACGAGCATGGCGACCGCTACCTATTTACAAGAGCATGCACCAGCGGGAACACGCGTTTACGTGATTGGAGAGGCGGGCTTGCATGATCAGCTGACGGATGCAGGCTATGTAATCACCGAAGAAGATCCGGCTTATGTCATCGTCGGGATTGATCGTGCTTTTACGTATGAAAAGCTGGCGATCGCCGCACGCGCTATCCGTGCAGGAGCAACTTTTCTCGCTACAAATGCAGATGCTGCCCTGCCGACAGATGCCGGTCTGTTCCCTGGCAATGGTTCACTGGTGGCAGCCGTCTCCGTTGCCTCCGCGACCAAACCAATCGTGATTGGCAAACCAGAGTCCATTATCGTCCAGTACGCACTGGATCAGCTTGGTACTGCTGCGGCTGACACGCTGATCGTCGGGGACAATCTATATACGGACATTGAGGCAGGTGCCAACAGCGGCTTGGACAGCTTGCTTGTTTTGACAGGCTATTCCACGCGCGAAGAAGCAGAACAGCATCATGCTGCTCCTACCCATATTGCGGAGGATTTGCCGGAATGGCAGCAGCGAATCTCACTATGA